The DNA segment CGGCTACGCCGCGGTCACGACCGACCGGTGGCGACCGGCCCACCGCGAAGACTGGCTCTCGGTGACCGTCGTCGGCGCGCTCATCATCGCGGCGTACCACGGCCTCCTCTACGTCGGCGAACTGCACGTCTCGGGCACCGTCGCCGCAGTCGTCGTCAGCCTCTCGCCGGTGTTGACCGCGGCGTTCGCGGCGGCGCTGCTCGACGAACGACTCACGCTCGTGAAGGTCGCCGGGTTCGGCCTCGGCGTCGCGGGCGTCGCGGTGGTGGCGGGCTTCTCGCCGTCCAACCTGCTCGCGACCGACGCCGTCGGCGTCGGCCTCGTCTTCCTCGGCGGCGCGTGCTTCGCGCTCGGCGCGGTCCTGATTCGGCCGCTCCGGACCGACTTCTCGCTGGCCGCGATGGAAGGGTGGGGGATGGTCGGCGGCGCCGCCGCGCTGCTGGTCGGGGGCGCGTTCCGCGGCGAGTCGCTGGCGGCCATCGACCCGACGCCGACCGCGCTGGCGTCGCTGGCTTACCTCACGCTGGTTTCGGGCGTCGTGGCGTTCCTCGTCTACTTCGCGCTGTTGGACCGCGTGGGCGCGACCCAGATCAACCTCGTCGGCTACGCCGAACCCGTGGTGGCGACCCTGGTCAGTTGGGCCCTGCTGGGGCAGTTCGTCGGCGCACGGACCGCCGCGGGCTTCCTCGTCATCTTCGCCGGGTTCGCGCTGGTCGAGGGCGACGCGCTCGCCGGCCTCGTCCGGTCGGCGCTCCCAATCGGCGACGCCGAGGACTCCGCGGCGTGGTCGGGCGACGCCGGGCCGGCCGACGACTGACGGCGAACCGTCTCTTCTCTTCGGCTCCGTCGAAACCTTCGGGCCTGACAGTAGCCGATTTTCGCTTCACCCGCGTTTCCGAGGCACGTAAATTTATAATCACGTTCACCCTCGTCGAAGACGAGAGCATCGATGGCGAGAGACCGATTTCACATCTGGGACTCCGAGTGCGATACGTCGTTCGACGACGACTTCTCGGACTTCCTCCACCTCCTCAACGAACTGAAAGCCATCGGCTGTAACATCCTGGTGGTCGGCGAGGCGCCCCGGTGCGTGTTCACGCGCGCGAGCGCCCACCTCCTCGGCGGGCCGGAGACGGTCCGCCACCACCTCCTGGCCGTGACCGACGTGGCCGCCCGGAGCGTCGCCGACCGACTCCCCGACCCCGAGTCGACGCCGCGACCGCTCGGCGAGACGACCCACGTCGTCAACTACGCCGCCTCGGTCCGGTCGGTCACGTCACCGACCGACCCCGCGACCCCGCCGGAGGTCGCGGGCGTCCCCGAGACGCGAATCGAGGAGTCGGACCTCGAACGCCTCGAAGCGACGCTCGTCGAGTCGATAGACGAGTTTACCGCCCGCGCGGTGAGTCCCCGCTCGGCGGAACTCCGGGTGGCCGTCGACTCGCTCGAACCGCTGGTGGCCCGACACGGCGAGGCGGCGGTCGGGCGTCTCCTCCGAGCGGTCGGCGCGTCGGTCTGCGAGGCGAACGCGATGGCCCACTACGTCCTCCCCGAACCGTACGACAGCGAAACCGTCCGAGCGCTGGCCGAGGAGGTCGACGCCGTCGCCGAACTCCGCGCGGTCGACCCCGCCGAGTACGGCCACGACGCCCAAGAGCGGTGGCACGTCCCGGGTCGAGACCTCACGATGGACTGGACGCCGCTCTGAAACCTGGACAGAGTTATGTTCCGGAAGAGACAACCCGACGGACGAACCGTGCGAGGAATCCGCGACCGACCCTCGTCGGCGACGACTCTGTCGACCGGCGGCGTGACACCATGAACCCCGCGTTCCGTCCGCTGCCGGACGACTCCGGCCTCGAAGTGGTCGACCCCATCGAGACTCGACGAGTCGCGATGGTCACCGACGACCCCGTGACGCCGACGCCGACGTCCGCCGAGGCGTTCCCGGCGCCGGTCGACGCCGCCTGTCGAATCAGCACCGACGGGTTCGCGATCTCCGGCGGCATCCGGGTCGACGTTCGCAGGCCCGACTTCGCACACCGGGACACCCTCATCTCGTGCGGAACTCGGACGTTCCCGGCGGCCGAGCACGTCGTCGAACTCCACCTGCCCGTCAAAGTGTACCTGCGGGTCGACGGTCGGCTGACGGTGGAGTCGAGGACGAGCTCGGTTCGGTTAGACTTCGGGGCGCCGACCGACGTGCGGGTCGGCGCCCGGTCGTACCACAGTTCGCCCGCCGGAACCGTCACGGTCCCCGACGACCCGGAGGCGGTCATGCGGGCGGTTTCGACGTTCTCCTCGGCACTGAAGACCACCTCGCCGGAGCGGTCGTGGGCGACGTTGCGGGGCCATCCGCCCAGGGTCGAGCGGGGGGACTCCCTCCGCGTTCCGGACGGCCTCGAACCGCCCGAAACCGGCGTCACGATTCGCGTGCCGCCGGACTACGGCTCGATTTACGCGGTGACGCCGCTGTCGTACTACCTCGGCGCGGCGGTCCGTCCGGGCGAAACGGCGGCCGTGACCGCCGACGCCGGCGTCGAGTTCCGTCTCGGCGACGACCCGACCGAGGTGGCCGACGCCGCGAGACGACTCCTCGAACGCGCGTTCGTCCTCGACTGCGTGACGCGAACCGAAGGACTGTACCCTGACAACTTCCACGAGCGCGAGGTGCTCGAACGGTACGTCGACCTCGACTTCGCGGCGCTGTACGACGCGTCGCTCGCCGAGCGACTCGCCGCGTACCTGTCGGTGCCCGACGAGGCGGTCGACGCCGTCAGGCCGACGTGGCACCGGGTCACCTACGTCCGGCCCGACCCGCAGGCGGTCGAACTCCTCCCCTACGCCGTCGACGCCCTCTCGCACGTCCTGGTGAAAGACACGAGCGAGACGACGTGGTCGGCCACGGAGAGCCAGGTTCGCACCGAGAACCTCCTCGGCGAATTCAAGCGCGACCCCGAATCGGTCGACGACGGAGACGCCGACTCGAACGGGGCGTCGATTCGGTTGAAGTCGGGCGCCGAATCGTCGGAGCGGGGGACCCGCGACGACGCCGCGTTCGTCCCGCTCCCCGACGAGGACGCGCTGGTCGGCGCGTGGATCGGCGACGAGACGCCGCTGAACGGCGCGAAACTGCTTCCGGCCGCGTTCGAGCGCGACGCGACGCCCTCGACCGACGGCGTCGTCGACATCGCGGTGGTCTGCAACGACACCGAGATGCGCGAAGAGTGGGCGGCCGTCACGGAGATATACCAGAGCCGCGACGACGTCCGGGTGAACGTGGACTGCGAGTTCGACGTCTCGCGCGACCGCCTGCGCGACGTCCTCGGTCGGGAAACCGACCTCCTCCACTTCGTCGGGCACATCGACGGTCGGGGGCTGAAGTGCGACGACGGCGTGCTCGACGCCGAGACGCTGGACGACGTCGGCGCGACGACCGTCCTGTTGAACGGCTGTCGCTCGCACGACCAGGGGGTCGCGCTCGTCGAGGCCGGCACGAACGCCGCCGTCGTGAGCCTCGCCGACCTCTGGAACGCCGGCGCGGTCGAGGTCGGTGAGACGTTCGCGCGCCTCCTCCGCTTCGGCTTCGACGTGGGGAGCGCGATGGCGGTCGTCCGCGAGTACACGTCGCTCGGCCGCGACTACGTGGTCGTCGGCGACCCCGGCGTCATGGTCGCCCAGTCCCGGTCCGGCGTCGTCACCGTCGTTCACCTGCTCGACGCTTCGGACTGCGGTGGCGAGTCGTGGGACGGCACGTCGTTGGAGGGCGAGGTGACCATCGAGTTGTGCGCCTACCCGACGAGCCAAATGGGACTCGGCGGGACCAGCCGCCCGAACGTGCCGGAGGCCACCGCCCAGCACCTCAGCGTCGGGCGGTGCGGTCGGACCACCACGACCGCGGCGTCGCTCCGCGAGGCGGTCGCCGACGACCCGACGCCGATGGTCGTCGACGGCGAGTTGGTGTGGAGCGACGAGTGGTTCGCCGACGGGTGACTCAGAAGCCGCTGAACTTGTCGCGCCGGTAGATGTCGAGTTCGCTCACGGTCGAGTTCGTCTGGCGGGCCGCGAACGCGACCGCATCGGCGACCTCCTCGGGTTCGGTGACTTCGCCCTCCTCGAACCGCTCGGCGAAGGACTCGCCGTCGGCCGACCCGAACTCGCTCCGGACCTCGCTGGGGTTGACGACGGTGACCGCCACGCCGTCGGACCCGACGTTGCCCTCGACGCTGTGGGCGAACCCCCGGAGCCACCACTTGGTGGCGGCGTAGACCGGGTTGAACGGTCGGGGGAACTTCCCGGCGAAGCTTCCGACGAAGACGAGGTTGCCCTCGGCTTCTCGGAGGTGCGGGAGGGCGGCCCGGGTCGCGTAGAAGACGCCGTCGACGTTCGTCTCCATCATCGTCCGGTACTGCTCGGTCGACAGTCCTTCGACCGACTCGCCGCGGGCGAGTCCCGCGTTGTTGACCAGCGCGTCCAGGCCGCCGAATTCCGAGACGACCGCGTCGACGGCCTCCTCGACCGAGTCTTCGTCGCGCACGTTCGTCGGGACGACCAGCGTCTCGGCGTCCCACTCGCTCTCGACCTTCGTCGCCACGTCGTTCAACACCTTCTCGCGCCGGGCCGCGAGCGCGACGGCCGCGCCGTCGCGCGCCAGCGCGTGTGCGGTGGCCTCGCCGATACCCGAACTCGCGCCCGTGACGAGCGCGACCTTCCCGTCGAGCGGAGTGTCTTCCATGTCCTCGTCCGCGACGGGAATCGGGATGGTTCTTTCGCCGGGTCGCGGGCGAAACCGAGTGCGGAGCGATGGCCGACGGCCATCGCTCTGCGGGCGCTCAGTGACGCCGATTGGTGGAAACGCTCGGCGAACCGTATCATCGGAAGCGCCTGGCGGACCGTACCACCGGAAACGCTCGACCGACCCGCCGACGATAACGCCCGGCGAACCGACCGACGGGAGCGCCTGTCGATACGTGGGCAGTCGCGCGAGCGTAGCGACCGGGAGTTTTCGAGACGTGTTGCTCCCCGTCGTCGAGGTTCCGGCGAGAGAGGGACTCCGAGGTGGCCGCAGTCGTATCTCTCCGACGAGCGTCGTACCGACACGCGACCGGTCCCACCGACGGAACCCCGAAACTTAGGACCTGGACCGTGAAGAGATACCGATGCACGTACAGCGACGCGGGACGGTGACCGGCGGAGACGGTTCACGTAAGTCGAATTCGGGGAGAGCGTCTGTCGGGTTCAGGGCCGGCCGCCTCGTTCCGGACGCGAACCCGCTCGGAACCGTTCGAGCGTGTCATTCGCCAGCACGGGTCGTGCCTACTGGGACCGTGACCCGGTGACAAAGCCACGTCAAAAGGACTTTTATACCGGACAATGGAGGAATAACGTACATGAGACGGCTGCTGGCAGTCGGTCTGGTGGTCGCCTTGCTCGTCGGTACGGTGCCCGTAACGTCTGTTTCCGGGACACCGACGGCGCGCGACGCGACCGCGGCGCCGAAGACACTGGGTGCCGCCGAGGACTTCGACAGCGTCGAGTTCCACGTCACGGTCTACGAGAACGGGACCGCCGAGTGGACGTTTATGTACCAGCGGACGCTGAACAACGAGTCCGAACGCCAGCAGTTCCATCGGTTCGCCAACGAGTTCAACAACAACTCGACGAAGCTCTACACGCAGTTCAAAGCGCAGGCTCAGCGACTGACGAGCGCCGGCCAGAACGTCACCGGACGCGCGATGAAGGCCGAGAGCTTCTCGAAGAACGCCGAGGTCGGCGGACTGGTCAACAACAACCGCGGCATCGTGCAGATGTCGTTCCAGTGGACCGGGTTCGCCAGCGCCGACGGCGACACCCTCGTCATCGGCGACGTGTTCGAGGGCGGCCTCTACATCGGCCCGAACCAGTCGATGGTCGTCCACTCCGGCCCGCAACTGCGGTTCCAGTCGGTTTCCCCGAACGTCTCGTCGATGGCCGGCGACGACCTGGCTTCGAGCGAGTCGGTCACGTGGCAGGGCGAGCGCGACTTCACCGACCGCCGGCCGCGCGTGAAGTTCGAACCCGTCAAGACGACCCCCACCGTGACGACCGAGACGGGGGACGCGAACGAGACGACGCCGGGCAACGCGTCCCAACCGCCGGCCAACGGCGGGTCGCCGCTGTTCCTGTTCGTCGCCGCCGTCGTCGTCCTTCTGGGACTGGCGGCGGCGTTCGCGTGGCGGCAGGGCGACTTCGGCTCGCTCGGCGGGACGAGCGACAACCCCGGAAGCGGCGGGGCGGGCGGCGCCGGCGCAGCCGCGGTCCAACAGCGAGACGACCCCGCACCGGAACCGTCGGTCAGCGACGAGGAACTGCTGACCGACGAGGCCCGGGTGAAGAAGCTACTAGACGAGAATGGCGGCCGGATGAAGCAGGTCAACATCGTCGACGAAACCGGCTGGTCGAAGTCGAAGGTGAGTATGCTCCTCTCGGAGATGGAGGAGGAAGGCGACATCAGCAAGCTCCGGGTCGGCCGCGAGAACATCATCAGCCTCGAAGGTCACGAACCCGACGCCGCCGGGTCGCCGCTTGAAGGCGAGTGACGGTTCCGTAAACTATCGGTTTTCTTTTACGTAACTCGCTCTATCGCGTTCTAGAACGGTGGAAAGGCCGTCTTTCCGTCGTGTGAACCGTTCATGTGATAGTTCGTGAACGTGATACCGGTCGGCACGGAGGCTTTGAAACGCAATCCTTAAACGGTGCCTGGCACTACGAATGAGTGCAGGCGCTCCGTTGGTGTAGTCCGGCCAATCATCTTGCCCTCTCACGGCAAGGACCAGGGTTCGAATCCCTGACGGAGCATTTTCACATTCTCAAGCCTTCTACCGGCGATTTTCTCACCTCAAAATCCACTATCTTTGCCCTCCTGAGCAACGGGACTCGTTCCTATTCATTGGGTTCTCCAAGCCACGAAATCGGATTCAATCACTATAGGGATTAGCAGAAGTTCCTATACATTCGATCGACATACTTCCCTGTGACTGATCGGTGGGTCGTCCTGAATACAGGGCGTGTATCGGGCATGGACACTATCCTAGCCTGTACCGCCAGAATCGACACGAACAAATGATGAAACGCGACCAAACGAGAACACCCAGTTCATGTACGTTGCAGTGTCTTCATGAACGCGGCCACGTTAGAAGGCTCACAGTTTATGACTGAACAGAAAGTCGCAGTCGTTACCGCTGCGGGAAGCGGTATCGGGGAAGCCTGTGCGCGGCGATTACACGAAGATGGATACACGCCGGTTCTGTTATCACGGTCAGGGAGCGCTGTTGAGGTTGCGAAGGAACTCGGCGGAGACGGGTTCGAAGGGTCAGTGACGAATCCCGATGACTTGGCGGCGCTCGTCGAGACGACATACGATCGCTACGGGCGTATCGACGCGGTGGTGAACAACACGGGCCACCCGGCGTCCGGCGGCCTGCTCGAAATTTCGGACGAGGAGTGGCACGAGGGAATAGACCTCGTGCTTTTGAATACGGTTCGGATGGCGCGACTCATCACGCCTCTCATGGACGAACAGGGTGGCGGGGCGTTCGTGAACATCTCCACGTTCTCGGCGTTTGAGCCGTCGGCTGAGTTCCCGGTGTCGTCAGTGCTTCGGGCCGGACTTGGGAGTTTCACCAAACTCTACGCCGACCAGTACGCCGCCAGCGGCATCCGGATGAATACAGTGCAGCCGGGATTCGTCGATAGTTACGAGGTAGACGAGGAGACACGATCGCAAATCCCAATGGGACGACCGGCACAAACCGAGGAGATCGCGGACGCAGTTGCGTACCTGCTCTCCCCCAAGTCAAGTTACATCACTGGACAGAACATCCGTGTCGATGGCGGTCTTACAGAGTCCATCTAGCCAGTAGAGGCACTTTTTATGTCCTATTTGTCGGTGAGATTCCCCCTGCTGTACTCACCCTCTGTATCTGGCACGACGATTTGACCAGTTCGGCCATCCGTGATATTGGTGAGTACGAAGACTTTCACTGATCTCTATATTTGACCGTCCCCCGGACTAGGAAATCTTGTTCAGGTCTCAAACTGACGTAACAGATTTCGTCCACTTTGCCGCTTCTGGAGATTCCTGCCACCTTTTTCGATTCAATAGCAAATGAACATCGGAACCATAATCGTGCCCCCGAGAGGACTATCTCTAGTTGATGGCTGGTTACAAAAATACGTTCGACAAGTTCGCCGATGTCGAAGCTCGCGGTTCCTCTCCTCTCTACGAATCGCTCTCACACGGTATTGCTGACGACGAAGAACTCCTCACCCTTGCTGAGGAAGTTCCCGATGACCAGCCTGCACCGAATCTACTCTTCGCCGCAGTACAGTACCTCCTCTTTGAACGCCCTGATGAGGTTCTTGCAGACTACTTCTCAAGCATTACTGCATCCCCGAAATCCGCGAGAGAAGGAGCGTATGGAGCGTTTCGGAGATTCTGTCTCTCCAATCGAGATGACATCATTTCCCTCCTACAGTCGCGGCGTGTCCAAACGAACGTGATTAGACGGAGTTCCATTTTACTCCCCATATTTGAGTACCTCTCCCGCCGATGCAATCGGATTCCTCTCGGGGTCGTCGAAATCGGCCCGAGTGCAGGTCTGAATCTCCTGTTGGACAAGTATGGCTATCAGTACGGACAATACGGGCAGTACGGCGACTCGAAGTCCCCTGTACAACTCTCGTCTGAAATTCGTGGTGATGAGGAACCACCACTACCGGAAGAACTACCGCCAGTAGGAAAGCGACTCGGAATCGACCTCACCATACTTGACGTTCGGAATGAAGACGATGTTCGCTGGCTTCGCGCTCTCATCTGGCCCGAACACGAAGAGCGACGGAGTCTCATCGAAGGTGCCGTTTCTGTGGCGCGTGAGTCACCGCCAGAACTCATCGAAGGAAATGCGCTGACTGACCTAGAGAACGTTTGTAGCGAAGTTCCCGAGAAGGAACAGCTGTTCATCTTCAACACGCACGTTCTCTATCAATTTACAGTCGAACAGCAAGAGGAGTTCGCGGAGTTAGTTGACGGAATCGGACAGTCTCGTGACCTGTTCTGGGCGAACTGTGAGTGGCATGGAGACGAACCAGAGGTGCGACTCGTGGAGTACAAAGATGGAG comes from the Halorussus vallis genome and includes:
- a CDS encoding DUF2332 domain-containing protein; this translates as MAGYKNTFDKFADVEARGSSPLYESLSHGIADDEELLTLAEEVPDDQPAPNLLFAAVQYLLFERPDEVLADYFSSITASPKSAREGAYGAFRRFCLSNRDDIISLLQSRRVQTNVIRRSSILLPIFEYLSRRCNRIPLGVVEIGPSAGLNLLLDKYGYQYGQYGQYGDSKSPVQLSSEIRGDEEPPLPEELPPVGKRLGIDLTILDVRNEDDVRWLRALIWPEHEERRSLIEGAVSVARESPPELIEGNALTDLENVCSEVPEKEQLFIFNTHVLYQFTVEQQEEFAELVDGIGQSRDLFWANCEWHGDEPEVRLVEYKDGVKSTDTVALYDSHGQWIEWCQ
- a CDS encoding DMT family transporter; this encodes MIPSLIRSYLSRTSVLFVLLATFWGGSFVAIEVGLHHFPPLYFAGIRYAVAGAVVLGYAAVTTDRWRPAHREDWLSVTVVGALIIAAYHGLLYVGELHVSGTVAAVVVSLSPVLTAAFAAALLDERLTLVKVAGFGLGVAGVAVVAGFSPSNLLATDAVGVGLVFLGGACFALGAVLIRPLRTDFSLAAMEGWGMVGGAAALLVGGAFRGESLAAIDPTPTALASLAYLTLVSGVVAFLVYFALLDRVGATQINLVGYAEPVVATLVSWALLGQFVGARTAAGFLVIFAGFALVEGDALAGLVRSALPIGDAEDSAAWSGDAGPADD
- a CDS encoding SDR family oxidoreductase; the encoded protein is MTEQKVAVVTAAGSGIGEACARRLHEDGYTPVLLSRSGSAVEVAKELGGDGFEGSVTNPDDLAALVETTYDRYGRIDAVVNNTGHPASGGLLEISDEEWHEGIDLVLLNTVRMARLITPLMDEQGGGAFVNISTFSAFEPSAEFPVSSVLRAGLGSFTKLYADQYAASGIRMNTVQPGFVDSYEVDEETRSQIPMGRPAQTEEIADAVAYLLSPKSSYITGQNIRVDGGLTESI
- a CDS encoding SDR family oxidoreductase; translation: MEDTPLDGKVALVTGASSGIGEATAHALARDGAAVALAARREKVLNDVATKVESEWDAETLVVPTNVRDEDSVEEAVDAVVSEFGGLDALVNNAGLARGESVEGLSTEQYRTMMETNVDGVFYATRAALPHLREAEGNLVFVGSFAGKFPRPFNPVYAATKWWLRGFAHSVEGNVGSDGVAVTVVNPSEVRSEFGSADGESFAERFEEGEVTEPEEVADAVAFAARQTNSTVSELDIYRRDKFSGF
- a CDS encoding DUF7504 family protein, whose translation is MARDRFHIWDSECDTSFDDDFSDFLHLLNELKAIGCNILVVGEAPRCVFTRASAHLLGGPETVRHHLLAVTDVAARSVADRLPDPESTPRPLGETTHVVNYAASVRSVTSPTDPATPPEVAGVPETRIEESDLERLEATLVESIDEFTARAVSPRSAELRVAVDSLEPLVARHGEAAVGRLLRAVGASVCEANAMAHYVLPEPYDSETVRALAEEVDAVAELRAVDPAEYGHDAQERWHVPGRDLTMDWTPL
- a CDS encoding CHAT domain-containing protein — translated: MNPAFRPLPDDSGLEVVDPIETRRVAMVTDDPVTPTPTSAEAFPAPVDAACRISTDGFAISGGIRVDVRRPDFAHRDTLISCGTRTFPAAEHVVELHLPVKVYLRVDGRLTVESRTSSVRLDFGAPTDVRVGARSYHSSPAGTVTVPDDPEAVMRAVSTFSSALKTTSPERSWATLRGHPPRVERGDSLRVPDGLEPPETGVTIRVPPDYGSIYAVTPLSYYLGAAVRPGETAAVTADAGVEFRLGDDPTEVADAARRLLERAFVLDCVTRTEGLYPDNFHEREVLERYVDLDFAALYDASLAERLAAYLSVPDEAVDAVRPTWHRVTYVRPDPQAVELLPYAVDALSHVLVKDTSETTWSATESQVRTENLLGEFKRDPESVDDGDADSNGASIRLKSGAESSERGTRDDAAFVPLPDEDALVGAWIGDETPLNGAKLLPAAFERDATPSTDGVVDIAVVCNDTEMREEWAAVTEIYQSRDDVRVNVDCEFDVSRDRLRDVLGRETDLLHFVGHIDGRGLKCDDGVLDAETLDDVGATTVLLNGCRSHDQGVALVEAGTNAAVVSLADLWNAGAVEVGETFARLLRFGFDVGSAMAVVREYTSLGRDYVVVGDPGVMVAQSRSGVVTVVHLLDASDCGGESWDGTSLEGEVTIELCAYPTSQMGLGGTSRPNVPEATAQHLSVGRCGRTTTTAASLREAVADDPTPMVVDGELVWSDEWFADG
- a CDS encoding helix-turn-helix transcriptional regulator is translated as MRRLLAVGLVVALLVGTVPVTSVSGTPTARDATAAPKTLGAAEDFDSVEFHVTVYENGTAEWTFMYQRTLNNESERQQFHRFANEFNNNSTKLYTQFKAQAQRLTSAGQNVTGRAMKAESFSKNAEVGGLVNNNRGIVQMSFQWTGFASADGDTLVIGDVFEGGLYIGPNQSMVVHSGPQLRFQSVSPNVSSMAGDDLASSESVTWQGERDFTDRRPRVKFEPVKTTPTVTTETGDANETTPGNASQPPANGGSPLFLFVAAVVVLLGLAAAFAWRQGDFGSLGGTSDNPGSGGAGGAGAAAVQQRDDPAPEPSVSDEELLTDEARVKKLLDENGGRMKQVNIVDETGWSKSKVSMLLSEMEEEGDISKLRVGRENIISLEGHEPDAAGSPLEGE